A single window of Aspergillus flavus chromosome 4, complete sequence DNA harbors:
- a CDS encoding putative deoxyribonuclease tatD, translating to MTQSTSLRYADVAVTYTADQFQGIYRGKQYHEPDFAEVLKRAKEHSCEKIMLTTMTLPGAHENLKVVKQFPDMCTMTLGVHPYHAGEIYAENNGSEYLQNLRKLGETLRAEDPSPLVAFGEIGLDYEYLDRADKEIQQRAFRDQLDMAVEMQLPLFLHVRESCADFISIIRPYLSKLPRGGLVHSFAGSKGEMLQLVELGFDISVNGVCFRTEEQLEMVRHIPLDKLQLETDAPWCEIQSNDEKIAPYLTNAKPLPPSRKHNKFILGQMIKTRNESCTIERVALVVAGLKGISLEEVSRAAWNNSVRMFGLGVQGR from the exons ATGACCCAGTCGACATCATTGCGCTACGCAGAT GTCGCCGTGACATACACCGCAGACCAATTCCAGGGCATCTATCGAGGCAAACAGTACCATGAGCCAGACTTCGCAGAAGTTCTTAAACGTGCTAAAGAACATAGCTGCGAAAAGATCATGCTCACTACTATGACTCTCCCAGGAGCTCATGAGAACTTGAAAGTCGTGAAACAGTTTCCGGACATGTGTACCATGACATTAGGAGTGCATCCATATCATGCAGGCGAGATATACGCCGAAAATAATGGAAGCGAGTATCTTCAAAACCTTCGCAAGCTTGGAGAAACCCTTCGGGCCGAGGATCCGTCGCCACTGGTAGCCTTCGGAGAGATCGGACTTGACTATGAGTATCTGGACCGTGCCGACAAAGAGATACAGCAACGTGCTTTCCGCGATCAGCTAGATATGGCTGTTGAAATGCAATTACCTCTTTTTCTGCACGTGCGTGAGTCTTGTGCTGATTTCATTTCGATCATCCGACCTTACTTGTCTAAGTTGCCGCGAGGCGGGTTGGTGCATTCTTTCGCTGGGTCAAAGGGGGAGATGTTGCAGTTAGTTGAGTTAGGCTTTGACATCAGCGTCAATGGTGTTTGTTTCCGTACTGAAGAACAACTGGAGATGGTTCGCCACATTCCCTTGGACAAACTGCAGCTTGAGACCGATGCTCCGTGGTGTGAGATCCAGAGCAATGACGAGAAAATCGCCCCATATCTCACCAATGCAAAGCCTCTACCTCCGTCTCGCAAGCACAACAAGTTCATTCTGGGACAGATGATAAAGACGAGAAATGAGAGCTGTACGATTGAACGCGTTGCCCTGGTTGTGGCAGGCTTGAAAGGCATCTCACTAGAGGAGGTCTCTCGGGCGGCGTGGAATAACAGTGTTAGGATGTTCGGTTTAGGAGTACAGGGTCGGTAA
- a CDS encoding cyclopropane fatty acid synthase — MFEISHFVGDCAQQLVLFALGNISSGHLRLISKYKDPHQINEFGDGQEPAVTVVVNNSNAWRRICACFDLGFAEAYMFQEVDCDDLSGLLDIYIQNKSQLGTGNFFMQLLPRVTMLLQPSNDPQNARRYISSHYDDSDELFANFLSPDMNYSCAHWSGDPDEALESAQKRKVQRLLQKAQISVGQHVLEIGCGWGDVAITAAQTTGCRVTALTLSDNQKRIAEKRVKEAGLEERVRILLQDYRSATGPETNGGYYDRVISIGMFEHVGAEYLDEYFRVISSLLHPGHGVMVIDGITMTHKMRQSKSSVPTFIDRYIFPGGYLPAIHALLGAIHNGSNGELEVTSVMNIGPHYGKTLLAWRDNFLRNWEIIETAFRTAQPDASDENVEAFRRKWLYYFIYCEAGFRLRLLGNYVVVAAKTPELSIEYDETLGEMLQ, encoded by the exons ATGTTCGAAATATCCCATTTTGTGGGCGACTGCGCTCAGCAATTAGTTCTCTTCGCACTTGGGAACATTTCCAGTGGACACCTCAGGCTCATATCCAAGTACAAGGATCCACATCAAATTAATGAATTCGGAGATGGCCAAGAACCAGCTGTTACTGTTGTAGTGAATAATTCTAATGCGTGGAGAAGAATCTGCGCATGTTTTGACCTC GGATTCGCGGAAGCATATATGTTTCAGGAGGTAGATTGTGATGATCTCAGCGGGCTACTCGAT ATCTATATTCAAAACAAATCTCAACTGGGCACCGGCAACTTCTTCATGCAACTTCTTCCCCGGGTGACAATGCTCCTGCAGCCCTCGAATGACCCTCAAAATGCCCGGCGCTACATTTCCTCCCATTACGATGATTCTGACGAGCTGTTTGCAaactttctttctccagacATGAACTATTCCTGTGCCCATTGGAGCGGGGATCCCGATGAGGCCTTAGAGTCAGCACAAAAGCGAAAGGTCCAGCGCCTACTACAGAAAGCTCAGATATCAGTCGGCCAACACGTTCTAGAAATTGGTTGCGGATGGGGAGATGTAGCCATCACTGCTGCTCAGACTACAGGATGTCGAGTGACAGCACTGACCTTATCCGATAACCAGAAGAGAATTGCAGAGAAAAGGGTCAAAGAAGCCGGACTGGAGGAACGTGTTCGAATCCTTCTTCAAGATTACCGATCTGCAACTGGACCTGAAACTAATGGAGGGTACTATGATCGCGTAATTTCGATCGGGATGTTCGAGCACGTCGGTGCAGAATACCTAGATGAGTATTTCCGCGTCATCAGCTCTCTACTTCATCCCGGCCATGGTGTTATGGTCATCGATGGAATTACCATGACGCACAAG ATGCGCCAGTCCAAATCCAGTGTACCGACCTTTATCGACCGATACATCTTCCCTGGGGGTTACCTCCCAGCCATCCATGCTCTCCTGGGCGCGATACACAATGGATCAAATGGTGAGTTGGAAGTTACCTCAGTTATGAACATTGGACCACATTATGGCAAGACGCTTTTAGCTTGGAGAGACAACTTCCTCCGGAATTGGGAGATTATCGAGACAGCGTTCCGGACTGCACAGCCTGATGCATCCGATGAGAATGTAGAAGCATTCCGTCGGAAATGGTTGTATTATTTCATCTACTGCGAGGCAGGCTTCCGCCTGAGGCTGTTGGGTAATTACGTTGTTGTTGCGGCGAAGACACCAGAGTTGAGCATTGAGTACGACGAGACTCTTGGGGAGATGTTGCAATAA
- a CDS encoding XFP N-terminal domain-containing protein produces the protein MAPSSESDDNISAYGATRSTIKGQPLDADEVRKMDAYFRASMYLCLGMLYMRDNVLLKEPLKVEHLKARLLGHWGSDAGQSFTWLHMNRLIKKYDLDVLFVSGPGHGAPAVLSQSYLEGVYSEVYPDKSEDEKGLQRFFKQFSFPGGIGSHATPETPGSIHEGGELGYSISHAFGSVFDHPNLITLTMVGDGESETGPLATSWHSTKFLNPCTDGAVLPVLHLNGYKINNPTVLARISHEELKALFVGYGWTPYFVEGNDRESMHQAMAATLEHCIVEIKKIQKQARESNKPFRPRWPMIVLRSPKGWSAPREIDGKLLEGFWRSHQIPITDVLTNPAHLKLLETWMKSYKPEELFDKNGKLVEELKALAPSGNSRMSANPVGNGGILRRPLQLPDFRDYALKDIDPGVSVRGSMTNMSKFLRDVVKENMTTFRVFGPDETESNKLAEIYKAGKKVWLGDYFEEDKDGGNLAFEGRVMEMLSEHTCEGWLEGYVLSGRHGILNSYEPFIHVIDSMVNQHCKWIEKCLEVEWRAKVASLNILLTATVWRQDHNGFTHQDPGFLDVVANKSPEVVRIYLPPDGNTLLSVMDHCFRSVNYVNVVVADKQEHIQFLSMDEAIEHCTKGLGIWDWASNDQGQEPDVVMAACGDVPTHEALAATALLNEHLPQLKVRFVNVVDLFRLINEKDHPHGMPDRQWKAVFTDDKPIIFNFHSYPWLIHRLTYKRPGQHNLHVRGYREKGNIDTPFELAVRNQTDRYSLAIDAIDRVGSLGNTASHVREKLINQQLAAKQEAYDNGLDAEYIRNWKYPKKA, from the coding sequence ATGGCGCCCAGCAGCGAATCTGATGACAATATCAGCGCCTATGGAGCTACTCGCTCCACCATCAAGGGGCAGCCCCTGGATGCAGATGAGGTCCGCAAAATGGACGCATACTTCCGAGCAAGTATGTATCTATGCTTGGGTATGCTCTATATGCGAGACAATGTCCTGCTTAAAGAGCCCCTAAAGGTCGAACACCTCAAAGCTCGCCTACTCGGCCACTGGGGTTCGGATGCCGGTCAGTCCTTTACCTGGCTTCATATGAACCGTCTTATCAAAAAGTATGATTTGGATGTCCTCTTCGTTTCCGGTCCTGGTCATGGCGCCCCGGCTGTTCTCTCGCAGTCATATCTAGAGGGCGTCTACTCCGAAGTGTATCCGGACAAGTCCGAAGATGAGAAGGGCTTGCAGAGGTTCTTTAAGCAATTCTCATTTCCAGGAGGCATTGGTTCGCATGCGACCCCGGAGACGCCGGGATCTATTCACGAGGGTGGTGAATTGGGATATTCGATTTCTCATGCATTTGGAAGTGTCTTTGACCATCCCAACCTTATTACATTGACGATGGTCGGGGATGGAGAGTCGGAAACCGGACCACTTGCGACTAGTTGGCATAGCACTAAATTCCTCAACCCTTGTACCGACGGAGCCGTTCTCCCTGTCCTCCACCTGAATGGATACAAGATCAATAACCCGACCGTCCTTGCTCGCATCAGCCACGAAGAGCTGAAAGCGTTGTTCGTTGGTTATGGGTGGACGCCATATTTCGTGGAAGGCAATGATCGAGAAAGCATGCATCAAGCGATGGCAGCTACATTGGAACACTGTATTGTGGAGATCAAAAAGATTCAAAAGCAGGCAAGGGAGTCAAACAAACCATTCCGACCCCGCTGGCCCATGATCGTTCTTCGGAGTCCCAAAGGTTGGTCTGCTCCAAGAGAGATTGACGGAAAGCTGCTCGAGGGCTTTTGGCGTTCTCATCAGATCCCGATCACTGATGTCCTGACGAACCCTGCCCATCTGAAGCTACTTGAGACGTGGATGAAGAGTTACAAGCCGGAGGAGCTCTTCGACAAAAATGGCAAGCTCGTTGAAGAGTTAAAAGCGCTCGCGCCCTCAGGCAATTCTCGTATGAGTGCCAACCCCGTCGGCAATGGCGGTATTCTTCGCAGGCCTCTCCAGCTGCCGGACTTCCGGGACTATGCTCTCAAGGATATTGACCCCGGCGTCTCTGTACGCGGGAGCATGACAAATATGTCGAAGTTCTTGAGGGATGTGGTCAAAGAAAACATGACCACCTTCCGTGTATTTGGTCCGGACGAAACAGAGTCAAACAAGCTTGCAGAGATCTACAAAGCCGGCAAGAAGGTTTGGCTGGGTGACTACTTCGAAGAGGATAAAGATGGAGGAAACCTAGCCTTTGAAGGTCGGGTAATGGAGATGCTTAGTGAACATACCTGCGAAGGCTGGCTGGAAGGCTACGTGCTCTCCGGTCGCCATGGTATACTAAACAGCTACGAGCCTTTCATCCACGTCATCGATTCGATGGTTAATCAGCACTGCAAATGGATTGAAAAGTGCTTAGAAGTGGAATGGCGTGCAAAGGTTGCCTCTCTCAATATTCTTCTGACCGCGACCGTCTGGAGACAAGACCACAATGGCTTCACCCATCAGGATCCTGGTTTCTTGGATGTTGTTGCAAACAAGAGCCCGGAGGTGGTTCGAATCTATCTGCCACCTGACGGGAACACGCTCCTCTCAGTCATGGACCACTGTTTCCGTAGCGTCAACTACGTCAACGTGGTCGTTGCTGACAAGCAAGAACACATCCAATTTCTCAGTATGGATGAAGCCATTGAACATTGCACCAAAGGTCTCGGAATATGGGACTGGGCTAGTAATGATCAAGGTCAAGAGCCCGATGTTGTGATGGCTGCATGTGGTGATGTGCCCACCCACGAGGCTCTCGCCGCAACGGCGTTGTTAAACGAACATCTTCCCCAACTCAAGGTCAGATTTGTCAACGTCGTCGACTTATTCCGACTCATCAACGAGAAAGACCATCCACATGGCATGCCCGACCGACAATGGAAGGCTGTGTTTACCGACGATAAGCCGatcatcttcaacttccatTCGTACCCTTGGCTTATCCACCGTCTGACCTACAAGCGCCCCGGACAACATAACTTGCATGTGAGGGGGtacagagaaaaggggaataTCGATACTCCGTTCGAGCTAGCCGTTAGGAATCAAACCGACCGATACAGTCTTGCTATCGATGCCATCGACCGTGTAGGATCTCTCGGCAACACGGCGTCCCATGTCCGAGAAAAGTTGATCAATCAGCAACTAGCCGCTAAGCAAGAGGCATATGACAATGGTTTAGATGCGGAATATATCCGAAACTGGAAATACCCTAAGAAGGCATGA